One segment of Panicum virgatum strain AP13 chromosome 3K, P.virgatum_v5, whole genome shotgun sequence DNA contains the following:
- the LOC120698316 gene encoding myb-related protein 2-like, whose translation MYHQHQGPSDLFTTRTSFPMEQHLFLRGGNAQGDSGLVLSTDAKPRLKWTPELHQRFVDAVNQLGGAEKATPKTVMRLMGIPGLTLYHLKSHLQKYRLSKNLQAQANVSTSKNAIGCATIADRMPGTSAPTMSSTNVIPQAEKTIQIGEALQMQIEVQRQLNEQLEVQRHLQLRIEAQGKYLQAVLEQAQETLGKQNLGPANLEDAKIKISELVSQVSNECFSNAITDIKESSSVHRLEPKQIQFVESSTSNYLTAAEGFIKEHRLQHHGVLKAYDESSLFCRKGSHEHENQIALNRSLSERRMVHLQNEKGYNRAEFGYESDTEMAPEYITPQKNGGGSTTSSASGSKGDAEKTYLEEPNCTRQSVEYPRESKLIDFEHSCPGKKLDLNTHNVDDADQAYRHFDLNGFSWS comes from the exons ATGTATCACCAACATCAGGGCCCGAGTGACCTCTTCACTACAAGGACATCCTTTCCTATGGAGCAGCATCTGTTTCTGCGTGGAGGAAATGCCCAAGGAGATTCTGGGCTGGTTCTCTCAACTGATGCTAAACCAAGGCTGAAATGGACACCTGAGTTACATCAGAGATTTGTAGATGCAGTCAATCAATTAGGTGGAGCTGAGA AAGCTACTCCAAAAACAGTCATGAGACTCATGGGCATTCCAGGACTCACCTTGTACCATCTGAAAAGCCATCTCCAG AAATACAGGCTTAGCAAGAACCTTCAAGCTCAAGCAAATGTCAGTACATCAAAGAATG CCATAGGATGTGCAACCATTGCTGATAGGATGCCTGGAACAAGTGCACCAACAATGAGCAGTACAAATGTCATTCCACAGGCAGAGAA GACTATTCAAATTGGTGAAGCACTTCAGATGCAAATTGAGGTTCAGAGGCAGCTAAATGAACAACTTGAG GTGCAAAGGCATCTACAACTACGAATAGAAGCCCAAGGCAAGTACCTACAGGCAGTTTTAGAGCAGGCACAAGAGACACTTGGGAAACAGAATTTGGGTCCTGCAAACCTTGAagatgcaaaaataaaaatatcagAGCTGGTATCACAAGTATCAAATGAATGCTTCAGCAATGCAATTACAGATATAAAAGAAAGTTCAAGTGTGCATAGATTAGAGCCCAAACAAATCCAGTTTGTTGAAAGTTCAACAAGTAATTATTTGACTGCAGCTGAAGGATTCATCAAGGAACACAGACTACAACATCATGGAGTACTAAAAGCATATGATGAAAGTTcattattttgcagaaaaggatCTCATGAACATGAAAACCAGATTGCCCTTAACAGAAGCCTAAGTGAGCGTAGGATGGTTCATTTGCAGAACGAGAAAGGGTACAATAGAGCAGAATTTGGGTATGAAAGTGATACAGAGATGGCACCTGAGTATATTACACCTCAAAAGAATGGCGGAGGTAGCACCACCAGTTCGGCATCAGGAAGCAAAGGGGACGCAGAGAAGACATACCTCGAAGAACCAAACTGCACAAGACAGTCAGTTGAATATCCCAGAGAAAGCAAGCTAATAGACTTTGAGCACTCATGTCCGGGGAAGAAACTCGACCTGAACACCCACAATGTTGATGATGCCGATCAAGCTTACAGACATTTTGACTTGAATGGGTTCAGCTGGAGCTGA
- the LOC120700715 gene encoding uncharacterized protein LOC120700715 has product MAFPDDGKMKGCQPKLFGTKDKKVVKKTDRASCSTAKCGSSNSKSPSSSPFRKLSEVRSIRLSHFLSHSSNSTKYEHIRIFVSTWNVGGKAPTAELKLDDFLPADDHSDIYVLGFQEIVPLNAGNVLVIEDNEPAARWLALINRALNRQVGTDADIFQNKPSPSLDSTSSQSTPGLDASSSNRSRTASGSVIFQKSLKSIRKSYMPSRRKQLKFCNCPVEMAKKSYKDACFRCPQAYANEMDSSEEDELDDKLNDIFGLSDDGVTSAASASRDQLKYNLISCKQMVGIFVTVWAKKELVQHIGHLRTSCVGRGIMGYLGNKGCISVSMTLYQTSFCFICSHLASGEKEGDELRRNIDVLEILRLTQFRRICRRSGRRIPERILDHDRAIWLGDLNYRISLSYEDTKKLLTENNWDALFEKDQLNIQRASGRVFKGWSEEKIYFAPTYKYSCNSDSYAGETATSKKKRRTPAWCDRILWHGDGIAQLSYFRGESKFSDHRPVCGTFIVDVEMLDGKSKRRSSNTNIKIGAEELLPRSKHSKDFGQEEVAATCTGQEEAIPWMDGDDFLSDILLDDDNDDAVVGSDAMNIPRTQEIESVQEVDQVEVEVQAMRDLSVAMAACSPWAGDRPPALAPRLLLVSLLTLLADRCGAARAGGKGSSVYPAAVVYPHHSRQISWKPRVFLYQNFLSYDEANHLISLARAELKRSAVADNMSGKSTLSEVRTSSGTFLRKGQDPIVAGIEDKIAAWTFLPKENGEDIQVLRYKHGEKYEPHYDYFTDNVNTLRGGHRYATVLLYLTDVEGGETVFPLGEEFDDAKDATLSECAQKGIAVKPRRGDALLFFNLSPDGTTDSVSLHAGCPVIKGEKWSATKWIRVASFDKVHHTRGNCTDENESCEKWAALGECIKNPEYMVGIAALPGYCRRSCNVC; this is encoded by the exons ATGGCTTTCCCAGATGATGGAAAGATGAAG GGCTGTCAGCCAAAGCTTTTTGGGACAAAAGATAAGAAAGTCGTTAAGAAGACAGACCGTGCAAGCTGCTCCACAG CAAAATGTGGATCAAGTAACTCGAAGTCACCATCTTCGTCCCCCTTCAGGAAACTTTCAG AAGTTAGGAGCATACGCCTCAGCCATTTTCTAAGCCACTCTTCAAACTCTACGAAATATGAACATATCAG GATATTTGTCTCCACGTGGAATGTTGGAGGAAAAGCACCTACCGCTGAGTTGAAACTGGATGACTTTCTTCCTGCTGATGACCATTCAGATATTTATGTTTTAGG ATTTCAGGAAATTGTCCCTCTCAATGCTGGTAATGTACTTGTGATAGAAGACAACGAACCAGCTGCAAGATGGCTTGCTCTTATAAACCGTGCGCTAAATAGACAAGTTGGCACTGATGCTGATATTTTTCAGAATAAACCATCTCCCTCCCTTGATTCAACCTCATCCCAATCAACGCCAGGCCTTGATGCTTCATCCTCCAACCGTTCAAGAACAGCTAGCGGTTCTGTAATCTTCCAAAAGTCCTTGAAATCCATCAGGAAATCTTACATGCCATCCCGGAGAAAACAGCTTAAATTCTGCAATTGCCCGGTGGAAATGGCCAAAAAGTCCTACAAGGATGCTTGCTTTCGGTGCCCACAAGCATATGCTAATGAAATGGACTCTTCTGAAGAGGATGAATTGGATGACAAATTGAATGATATATTTGGCCTAAGTGATGATGGCGTTACTTCGGCTGCTTCTGCCTCCAGGGACCAGCTTAAGTATAACCTCATATCTTGCAAACAAATGGTTGGTATTTTTGTCACAGTATGGGCAAAGAAAGAGCTAGTGCAGCATATAGGCCATTTGAGAACGTCCTGTGTTGGTCGTGGAATAATGGGATATCTTGGAAACAAG GGATGTATATCAGTAAGCATGACACTGTATCAGACGAGCTTTTGTTTCATCTGCAGCCATTTGGCTTCAGGTGAGAAAGAAGGAGATGAGTTGAGGCGGAATATAGATGTGTTAGAGATTCTGAGGCTCACACAATTTCGGAGGATTTGTAGAAGATCTGGGCGAAGAATCCCTGAGAGAATTCTTGACCATGA TCGGGCAATATGGTTGGGGGATCTGAACTACCGTATTTCCTTGAGCTATGAAGATACCAAGAAACTTCTGACTGAAAATAACTGGGATGCCCTTTTTGAGAAGGATCAG CTCAATATCCAGCGTGCGTCTGGAAGAGTGTTCAAGGGGTGGAGTGAGGAGAAGATATATTTTGCTCCCACATACAAGTACTCTTGCAACTCTGATTCTTATGCTGGAGAGACAGCCACATCAAAGAAAAAGAGGAGAACCCCAGCCTG GTGTGATAGAATACTATGGCATGGAGATGGTATTGCTCAATTATCCTACTTCCGAGGGGAGTCTAAATTTTCAGACCACCGTCCTGTCTGTGGAACCTTTATCGTGGATGTTGAAATGCTAGATGGCAAATCAAAACGGCGCTCATCAAACACTAACATTAAAATCGGTGCTGAAGAGCTGTTACCGAGAAGTAAGCACAGCAAAG ATTTTGGCCAGGAAGAAGTAGCTGCTACTTGCACTGGCCAGGAAGAAGCCATCCCTTGG ATGGATGGAGATGACTTTTTGTCAGATATTCTTCTGGATGATGATAACGATGATGCTGTTGTTGGTTCGGATGCCATGAACATTCCGAGGACACAAGAAATTGAGAGTGTCCAGGaagttgatcaagttgaagttGAGGTGCAGGCAA TGAGGGATCTCTCCGTTGCAATGGCGGCGTGTTCTCCATGGGCAGGGGACCGCCCTCCTGCCCTCGCGCCGCGGCTCCTCCTCGTCTCCCTCCTCACGCTCCTCGCCGACCGCTGCGGCGCTGCCCGGGCTGGCGGCAAGGGCAGCTCGGTGTACCCAGCGGCCGTCGTGTACCCGCACCACTCGCGCCAGATCTCCTGGAAACCCAG GGTGTTCCTGTACCAGAACTTCCTCAGCTACGACGAGGCCAACCACCTCATCTCCCTC GCTAGAGCGGAGCTCAAGAGGTCGGCAGTCGCCGATAACATGTCTGGCAAGAGCACGCTCAGCGAAGTCCGTACCAGCTCCGGCACCTTCCTCAGGAAAGGCCAG GATCCAATTGTTGCGGGTATAGAGGACAAAATTGCTGCATGGACATTCCTTCCAAAAG AGAATGGTGAAGATATCCAAGTCCTAAGATATAAGCATGGGGAGAAGTATGAACCACACTATGATTACTTCACTGACAATGTTAACACTCTCCGTGGTGGTCATCGCTATGCTACTGTTCTTTTGTACTTAACTGATGTAGAAGGAGGGGAAACAGTTTTCCCCTTGGGCGAG GAGTTTGACGACGCTAAAGATGCAACCTTGTCAGAGTGTGCTCAGAAAGGCATTGCAG TGAAACCACGAAGAGGGGACGCCCTCCTTTTCTTCAACCTTAGCCCAGATGGCACCACCGATTCAGTGAGCCTCCACGCTGGATGCCCGGTCATAAAGGGCGAGAAATGGTCAGCTACAAAGTGGATCCGTGTGGCATCGTTTGACAAGGTACATCACACACGAGGCAATTGCACCGACGAGAACGAGAGCTGCGAGAAATGGGCAGCTCTGGGAGAGTGCATAAAGAACCCAGAGTACATGGTGGGAATCGCAGCGTTGCCCGGTTACTGTCGGAGGAGCTGCAACGTGTGTTAG
- the LOC120698312 gene encoding non-specific lipid transfer protein GPI-anchored 2-like, whose amino-acid sequence MAALLLVAVALASSAPPSGAQQLPPAPAAAPSGSGGGTIDPACMTSLLNMSDCLSYVTKGSAARRPDAPCCPELAGLVGSNPVCLCELLSGAADSYGIAVDYARALALPGICRVATPPVSTCTAMGYHVHVGPAAAPMSGSPSPMSGMAPSGEGPVFPGTSPVASPPSSTSHAARRSSSAGGIHLAALAAAATLSRML is encoded by the exons TCCTCCTCGTGGCGGTGGCGCTggcgtcgtcggcgccgccgagcggcgcgcagcagctgccgccggcgccggcggcggctccgtcgggctccggcggcgggaCGATCGACCCGGCGTGCATGACGTCGCTGCTCAACATGTCGGACTGCCTGTCGTACGTGACCAAggggagcgcggcgcggcggcccgaCGCGCCGTGCTGCCCGGAGCTGGCGGGGCTGGTGGGCTCCAACCCGGTCTGCCTCTGCGAGCtcctctccggcgccgccgacTCCTACGGCATCGCCGTCGACTACGcccgcgcgctcgcgctcccgggGATCTGCCGCGTCGCCACCCCGCCCGTCTCCACCTGCACAG CCATGGGGTATCACGTCCACGTGGGCCCAGCCGCAGCGCCCATGTCAGGCTCCCCGTCGCCCATGTCAGGCATGGCTCCCTCCGGGGAGGGCCCAGTGTTCCCAG GGACGTCGCcggtcgcctcgccgccgtcctcgaccAGCCACGCggcgcgccgctcctcctccgccggcggcatccacctcgccgccctcgccgccgccgccaccctcagCAGGATGCTCTAG
- the LOC120698313 gene encoding NADH--cytochrome b5 reductase 1-like: MEFMQGQRLETTVAVAVAVVAVAAGAAYLVRSRKPRGCLDPENFREFKLVEKRQLSHNVAKFKFALPTPTSVLGLPIGQHISCRGQDAAGEEVIKPYTPTTLDSDLGRFELVIKMYPQGRMSHHFREMKVGDYMSVKGPKGRFKYRPGQVRAFGMIAGGSGITPMFQVTRAILENPEDNTKVYLIYANVTYDDILLKEELDSMAKNYPDRFKIYYVLNQPPEIWDGGVGFVSKEMIQAHCPAPATDIQVLRCGPPPMNKAMAAHLDELGYTKEMQFQF, translated from the exons ATGGAGTTCATGCAGGGGCAGAGGCTGGAGACCACGGTGGCCGTCgcggtcgccgtcgtcgccgtggccgccggcgccgcctaccTCGTCCGCAGCAGGAAGCCCAGGG GTTGCTTGGACCCCGAAAACTTCAGGGAGTTTAAACTTGTAGAGAAGAGGCAACTCAGTCATAATGTCGCTAAGTTCAAGTTTGCGCTCCCAACACCTACTTCTGTATTGGGTCTTCCAATCGGACAACATATAAGCTGCAG GGGACAGGACGCTGCCGGCGAGGAAGTAATCAAGCCTTATACTCCCACTACACTGGACTCTGACCTTGGACGTTTTGAGCTTGTTATTAAG ATGTACCCCCAAGGAAGAATGTCTCATCATTTTCGTGAGATGAAAGTCGGCGACTATATGTCTGTAAAGGGACCTAAG GGCCGTTTCAAGTACCGACCTGGACAAGTGAGAGCATTTGGAATGATAGCTGGAGGATCAGGCATTACCCCAATGTTCCAA GTTACGAGGGCAATTCTTGAGAACCCAGAAGACAATACAAAAGTTTACCTAATCTATGCAAATGTCACATATGATGATATTCTTCTTAAG GAAGAACTGGACAGTATGGCCAAAAACTATCCTGATCGTTTCAAGATCTACTATGTCCTGAATCAG CCTCCTGAAATCTGGGATGGCGGTGTTGGGTTCGTGTCGAAGGAAATGATCCAAGCGCATTGCCCAGCACCTGCTACCGACATTCAG GTGTTGAGATGCGGGCCTCCCCCCATGAACAAAGCCATGGCTGCGCACCTGGACGAGCTTGGCTACACGAAGGAGATGCAGTTCCAGTTCTAA
- the LOC120698314 gene encoding E3 ubiquitin-protein ligase SIRP1-like — MTEAAITRYWCHECEHAVDFEGAMVEAMAEEIKCPACDGGFIEEMIGEEFERLTSQHSEQDLSQWGTSDHPFEHPGATADSEDDEEEDDDDDDMGREFEGFIRRHRRASALRRVLDSIQDDLRADRERDNSILINAFNQALALHGSVLDPDEVRDDQGSSSNDDGLLEEYVLGAGLSLLLQHLAESDPYRYGTPPARKEAVEALPTVKIEEVVSCSVCLDDLGLGSQAKQMPCEHKFHSPCIMPWLELHSSCPVCRFELPSEETKDLNEPSNVVRTESIHDEIRADGPGNDNESSNRAWALAPWFNGLFSAPEPQTARGALTDQQPPSATGTNPNAGES, encoded by the coding sequence ATGACAGAAGCTGCAATTACAAGGTATTGGTGCCATGAATGTGAGCACGCCGTTGACTTTGAGGGGGCCATGGTCGAGGCCATGGCTGAGGAGATCAAGTGCCCAGCCTGCGATGGTGGATTCATTGAGGAGATGATTGGCGAGGAATTTGAGAGATTGACCAGCCAACACTCAGAGCAGGATTTATCACAATGGGGAACGTCTGACCATCCTTTTGAGCATCCAGGAGCGACAGCGGACAGcgaggatgatgaagaagaagatgatgacgatgatgatatGGGCCGTGAGTTTGAGGGTTTCATCAGGAGGCATCGACGGGCATCAGCTCTTCGTCGTGTACTTGACAGCATCCAAGATGACCTCAGAGCTGACAGGGAAAGGGACAACTCCATTCTGATCAATGCCTTCAACCAGGCCCTTGCTCTGCATGGCTCAGTGCTCGATCCTGATGAGGTCCGGGATGACCAAGGCAGCTCTAGCAATGATGATGGTTTGCTGGAGGAGTATGTGCTGGGGGCTGGGCTGAGCTTGCTGCTTCAACATTTGGCTGAGAGTGACCCATACCGATATGGTACCCCTCCTGCTAGGAAAGAGGCGGTTGAAGCTTTGCCCACTGTTAAAATTGAAGAGGTCGTCAGCTGTTCAGTCTGCCTTGATGATCTTGGGCTGGGCTCCCAGGCAAAGCAGATGCCTTGTGAGCATAAGTTCCACTCTCCATGTATCATGCCATGGCTTGAACTCCATAGTTCATGCCCTGTGTGCCGGTTTGAGCTACCATCTGAAGAGACGAAAGACTTGAACGAGCCTAGCAATGTCGTTAGAACAGAGAGCATCCATGACGAAATCAGAGCTGATGGCCCTGGGAATGACAATGAGAGCAGTAACAGAGCTtgggccctagctccttggttcaATGGGCTATTCTCGGCACCTGAACCGCAAACTGCCAGAGGCGCTTTGACTGATCAACAACCACCTTCAGCTACTGGAACCAACCCGAATGCTGGGGAAAGCTGA